In Mus musculus strain C57BL/6J chromosome 9, GRCm38.p6 C57BL/6J, one genomic interval encodes:
- the Mmp13 gene encoding collagenase 3 preproprotein has translation MHSAILATFFLLSWTPCWSLPLPYGDDDDDDLSEEDLVFAEHYLKSYYHPATLAGILKKSTVTSTVDRLREMQSFFGLEVTGKLDDPTLDIMRKPRCGVPDVGEYNVFPRTLKWSQTNLTYRIVNYTPDMSHSEVEKAFRKAFKVWSDVTPLNFTRIYDGTADIMISFGTKEHGDFYPFDGPSGLLAHAFPPGPNYGGDAHFDDDETWTSSSKGYNLFIVAAHELGHSLGLDHSKDPGALMFPIYTYTGKSHFMLPDDDVQGIQFLYGPGDEDPNPKHPKTPEKCDPALSLDAITSLRGETMIFKDRFFWRLHPQQVEAELFLTKSFWPELPNHVDAAYEHPSRDLMFIFRGRKFWALNGYDILEGYPRKISDLGFPKEVKRLSAAVHFENTGKTLFFSENHVWSYDDVNQTMDKDYPRLIEEEFPGIGNKVDAVYEKNGYIYFFNGPIQFEYSIWSNRIVRVMPTNSILWC, from the exons ATGCATTCAGCTATCCTGGCCACCTTCTTCTTGTTGAGCTGGACTCCCTGTTGGTCCCTGCCCCTTCCctatggtgatgatgatgatgatgacctGTCTGAGGAAGACCTTGTGTTTGCAGAG CACTACTTGAAATCATACTACCATCCTGCGACTCTTGcgggaatcctgaagaagtctACAGTGACCTCCACAGTTGACAGGCTCCGAGAAATGCAATCTTTCTTTGGCTTAGAGGTGACTGGCAAACTTGATGATCCCACCTTAGACATCATGAGAAAACCAAGATGTGGAGTGCCTGATGTGGGTGAATACAATGTTTTCCCTAGAACACTCAAATGGTCCCAAACGAACTTAACTTACAG GATTGTGAACTATACTCCTGATATGTCCCATTCTGAAGTGGAGAAGGCCTTCAGAAAAGCCTTCAAGGTCTGGTCTGATGTGACACCACTGAATTTCACCAGAATCTATGATGGCACTGCTGACATCATGATATCTTTTGGGACTAAAG AACATGGTGACTTCTACCCATTTGATGGACCTTCTGGTCTTCTGGCACACGCTTTTCCTCCTGGACCAAACTATGGTGGGGATGCCCATTTTGATGATGATGAAACCTGGACAAGCAGTTCCAAAG GCTACAACTTGTTTATTGTTGCTGCCCATGAGCTTGGCCACTCCCTAGGTCTGGATCACTCCAAGGACCCAGGAGCCCTGATGTTTCCCATCTATACCTACACTGGCAAAAGCCATTTCATGCTTCCTGATGATGACGTTCAAGGAATTCAGTTTCTTTATG GTCCAGGCGATGAAGACCCCAACCCTAAGCATCCCAAAACACCAGAGAAGTGTGACCCAGCCCTATCCCTTGATGCCATTACCAGTCTCCGAGGAGAAACTATGATCTTTAAAGACAG ATTCTTCTGGCGCCTGCACCCTCAGCAGGTTGAGGCTGAGCTCTTTTTGACAAAGTCCTTTTGGCCAGAACTTCCCAACCATGTGGATGCTGCATATGAACATCCATCCCGTGACCTTATGTTTATCTTTAGAG GGAGAAAATTCTGGGCTCTGAATGGTTATGACATTCTGGAAGGTTATCCCAGAAAAATATCTGACCTGGGATTCCCAAAAGAGGTGAAGAGACTGAGCGCTGCGGTTCACTTTGAGAACACGGGGAAGAccctcttcttctctgagaacCACGTGTGGAG TTATGATGATGTTAACCAGACTATGGACAAAGATTATCCCCGCCTCATAGAAGAGGAATTCCCTGGAATTGGCAACAAAGTAGATGCTGTCTATGAGAAAAATG GCTATATCTACTTTTTCAATGGGCCCATACAGTTTGAATACAGTATCTGGAGTAATCGCATTGTGAGAGTCATGCCAACAAATTCCATATTGTGGTGTTAA